The Juglans regia cultivar Chandler chromosome 1, Walnut 2.0, whole genome shotgun sequence nucleotide sequence TACCCTGATCCAGGGCCCGATGTGTGAGGGGAAGATTGTTGGGGTTGTCCCACATCGAAAGAGCTGGTGGTCAGTTTATAAGTGTGAGTAAAAGTCTCATCCCTCGAGCTAGCTTTTGGAGTTGAGAGAGGCCCAAGACCACCTAACAAATCCTTCCTCTCTGTCTATATGCAATTTACCAAAATTTCCCAAACGAACAAGATGCTGATAATTTGGCTCATTACTGAGTATTTAAGATTGTGCTTGCTGCAAGTATATAGAAGCTAGATGGGGATACTTACTAGGGACCATATTGACTGGCATTCCCAGGGAGTCCTTGATAAAGGCTTGGGATGGCATTTTGCAGAGATTAATACACATTCCCACACAATTGGTCTCCTCCAAAAACCTGCAACGTTGAAGGACAATATTAGAGGATTACGTGGAAGATGCCAAGGCTTGGTGAAATCAAGATGATTTTGACATTGGTAACAAATTtgctgatgatcatgatggtCATGATGGCGAGAGAGAAGAATACTCTAGGGGTGACACAATCATTGGAGCAGATTGTCTTACATGGAAGTGTCTTAGGTTGGTGAGGTGGGGCATAGTCTTGAGTCGATATTCACAGTATACAGAGAAGGGTGAAGATAAAGTTACCTGCACTTTTTTATGTGGACTACattcctctctcttcttccgTTGAGCTCCGACTCCCTTAccttattttgtgaaatttataagGTGACTCCAGTTAGATTCGATGAACAATCTTGTATCAGGATCTTATTTGCAGATTGCTCTGCATTTATGCATGCATTATGTGTGTGCCTGCACATTTGTTAGTGATTGATCCCAAAAGGATGAAATTCTAACAGTTGAAGGCAATGCAAAGGCAAAAATTTTCAAGACCGGTGCTTCCATGAATGTGAACCAGACCAATATTGACTCTTAAccggtttggattggaaacccatctcaactcatctcatctcatcattacaactttctcaaattttcacacaaaatataataaacaattcaactttttcaaatcccaaaataataataatattaaaaaataatattctaataatattttattcaactcttctaaaaccatcttaactcatctcaaaccatTCTAACAATATTGATATTGAATGATGATGCAAGATAATTATTCACGCATCATCTTAATCACTTGAGATGCCACTTGCTACATGGACATAATTTGTGCCCCGCTTAATATTATGAACAGAAGCAAATGCCAGTGGTGAAATGCAATGCTTGGCAGAACCAGAGGAGCTAATATGTCAAGTTTTCCAAATCAACTCCTCTCCCATCTGATCTACtattagaaaaatgttattcgTCATCCCCGACATGGCATCAAATGATTGGCTGATAAGTTAAAAGGAGTACATAGTTTTCCAATTATTTAATGCCACGCAAGAGAATGATGAACAATATTTCTCATTAATGTTCCAATACCATGAAAAACTATGCTGGACTAATTACTTATCTGCATTACACACTGTTGGAAATGCATGCCTATGTTGTTTAAGGAGCATTATGTCACAGATTTTAACCTGTCGCCTTGTCAGGTACTCATTCAcatgtattttgtatttttgttttctttaagtCACTATCAAATTATACTCATCAATTAATGATGAGTCATGGATGACTCTCAGTCTAACATGGTGCACGTTGTATCCCCTCCTGTTCCTATTACCTAGCTTGTTCGTGTTTTCTCatgattttttcataataaatttgTACTAAAAAAGGTGCCAGAGTAATTtcacatatatttaaaaataatattctatcctTACCTCGCAGTATCCCACCAGCCAAGCAAAAAACACAGTGGTGAAGGCTGCAAAATATTCCCTTGCTAATTTAGATTGGGGTAGCAGTGTCTTTATCTGTCATCGGTCACAAAGACATCAAGAATTAGTGAATGATCATTAACTAACAAAgcatataataaatcatatttcaaaataaaatataagaaattagcACTATTAAAATCCATGTAATGACTTATATATGAGACATGGGTTTGTGCAGGAATCTTTTCAATCGACTCCATAAATTAAGCACACATCTTGAAAGCTCAGTCTCAAACAACGATTAATAAAAAGCACATATGCAGTTTAATTTGCAGCTTTCCTGAGTTTTCTCGAGTTGGCTTTTTACATTAAAATTGTTGGAGTACTAAGTTTCTAGCCTCAAAAAATTGCAACACTGCTTGTGGATACTAAATTTCAATGCAAAAAATCCAAACTAGCTGTTGTGGATTTGCAGTACATTAGATTGACGAatgcttttttctttgttctttcttttgtttctgaGGAGACAGAATTCAGAAGTGTTGAACTACAACTGAAAATTGTAATGAACATTGAAGGAAAACAAGATAATCTGGATCGTCCTCTTGTATCAACCTGCACTGAGGTTGAAAAATATTGCATCTGCATAACTGGGTTCTGGAAAACGTGATAAAAAACGTCACCACAGTTCCTCATGGAGAAAAATAAGAAGCTAGAGTTGAGTCGAATGCATGagaataaatcattttcttctacactaattttttaaagaaattgaaaagtaaatgGACTTGCCAAAGAGAGGATTGGCCTTGGGAAGGCTCTCTCGAGGGCGTGAATGACCACTTCACGTTGTTGAATTGGATTAAAGTTTTGTGATGCCATTCGAGCTGCCTCCACCAAGCTTTCATAGCCACTCTTGCTGTTCCTTAACCCtgtaaatatataaactttcatgattagtttttcttagtccatgcatatataatatcccACAAAAACTGATACATGAGACAGAAATGAACCTGTTGCAGCTTGAACACTCTGGGATAGATGGTTTATGGCTATCTGATCGAACCAGTTATCATTATAGAAGTTAGTCTTTCTTGCTTCTTTTGTTACGTTTTCCGAGGGCCTCGTGAGCACGGCAAGAACAGGAGAGCATACTGGTTTACAAGGGTGCCTCCGGCGAGCCAAAGTTGAGAGAGGGCTCCTGCTCTGAGCAAGAAAATAATTTGCATCCATttcagagagagacagagagacagagagagagagagagtctgatgAAAGCCTGAATAGTGAATAGTACGAGTTACATGTAGAACCTCCGagcaaataaaaacaaagactGCATGAGGAGAATTTCGAGGGAAGCCATGCTAAAGATCCTTAGTTTGGAGTCATGCACACATCATCCCTCGAGCATTAATATGTTCAATAAAGATGCTTTTTGGTGCGTAGCATTTTGACTTCTTTATAAGCTTAATTGGTGGCCGCTAGCCGCCCCCATTTGCATGTTAATTGCAGGGTCAATGTAATGAAGCTGCCTCCGGATTGGTACAAACAAGAATATTTAGCCAATGGGGTGTATTCAAAATTG carries:
- the LOC109007147 gene encoding beta-carotene isomerase D27, chloroplastic-like, whose product is MDANYFLAQSRSPLSTLARRRHPCKPVCSPVLAVLTRPSENVTKEARKTNFYNDNWFDQIAINHLSQSVQAATGLRNSKSGYESLVEAARMASQNFNPIQQREVVIHALERAFPRPILSLIKTLLPQSKLAREYFAAFTTVFFAWLVGYCEVRESELNGRRERNVVHIKKCRFLEETNCVGMCINLCKMPSQAFIKDSLGMPVNMVPNFDDMSCEMIFGQDSPASTDDPALKQPCYKQCKAKQKHSMKCST